From Halichoerus grypus chromosome 6, mHalGry1.hap1.1, whole genome shotgun sequence, one genomic window encodes:
- the CDKN1B gene encoding cyclin-dependent kinase inhibitor 1B, whose amino-acid sequence MSNVRVSNGSPSLERMDARQAEYPKPSACRNLFGPVNHEELTRDLEKHSRDMEEANQRKWNFDFQNHKPLEGKYEWQEVEKGSLPEFYYRPPRPPKGACKVPAQESQDVSGNRQAVPLIGSQANSEDTHLVDQKTDTPDNQTGLAEPCTGIRKRPATDDSSPQNKRANRTEENVSDGSPNAGSVEQTPKKPGLRRRQT is encoded by the exons ATGTCAAACGTGCGAGTGTCTAACGGGAGCCCGAGCCTAGAGCGGATGGACGCCAGACAGGCGGAGTACCCCAAGCCCTCCGCCTGCAGAAACCTCTTCGGCCCGGTCAACCACGAAGAGTTGACCCGGGACTTGGAGAAGCACAGCAGAGACATGGAAGAGGCAAACCAGCGCAAGTGGAATTTTGATTTCCAGAATCACAAGCCCCTGGAGGGCAAATATGAGTGGCAGGAGGTGGAGAAGGGCAGCTTGCCCGAGTTCTACTACAGACCCCCGCGGCCACCCAAAGGCGCCTGCAAGGTGCCGGCGCAGGAGAGCCAGGACGTCAGCGGGAACCGCCAGGCGGTGCCTTTAATTGGGTCTCAGGCAAACTCAGAGGACACACACTTGGTAGACCAAAAGACTGATACGCCCGACAACCAGACCGGGTTAGCGGAGCCGTGCACCGGGATAAGGAAGCGACCTGCCACAGACG ATTCCTCTCCTCAAAACAAAAGAGCCAacagaacagaagaaaatgtcTCAGACGGTTCCCCGAACGCGGGTTCAGTGGAGCAGACGCCCAAGAAGCCGGGCCTCAGAAGACGTCAAACGTAA